In Legionella cardiaca, a genomic segment contains:
- a CDS encoding SPOR domain-containing protein, whose amino-acid sequence MQNMTQESENKEIITSVKNIFKPSAWLTKIDFINHLVLFNNALAVVLAEEGGGKTTFVELLQTSLDAQIKAQIIKAIPPFNQTSLLLQLATTFHLRTDTELTTAKIIEQINERKAHILLIIDDAQHVSDTFLQEVLLELKQQGEQGYFHICLVSDFSLVASLNKLEAASLEHLIHRIEPGALTESETKTYLLSNLPALKRIDQTMSDKRLAQFYQLTGGNIARINKEMTNYFCPELKSVTTEKSSASKYIGLTATLTVALLASVYIWQNQDLFKQTTPSSQESERVAIKQQQLPSVIAQAPTMQREEPALVSQLPSYNKGMTSYIPALHISAVRQEVQPPPLRRVVDISLDEEEVDNSLVVMDKVVVIPKTITSPQIKQVANLERNVVSSRETPKPMRQPSLATTNNVVASKVPEAKVERYTVQLLASQNLEDVKRFINLHHLTDSKIRTTKSKGANWYVLTIGEYGRVEQAQQVAKNLPTTITQFKPWIRSTSGLPALG is encoded by the coding sequence ATGCAAAATATGACACAGGAATCAGAGAATAAGGAAATAATAACTTCTGTTAAAAATATTTTTAAACCTAGTGCCTGGCTTACCAAAATTGATTTCATTAATCATTTAGTTCTTTTCAACAATGCGCTGGCAGTCGTCCTGGCAGAAGAAGGGGGTGGAAAAACAACCTTTGTTGAATTATTGCAAACCTCACTGGATGCTCAAATAAAAGCGCAGATAATTAAGGCCATCCCTCCATTTAATCAAACTAGTTTATTGCTTCAATTGGCAACAACATTCCATTTGAGGACTGATACTGAGCTGACTACTGCCAAAATCATCGAACAAATTAATGAAAGAAAGGCTCATATATTACTTATTATCGATGATGCTCAGCATGTGTCCGATACTTTTTTACAAGAAGTGTTGCTTGAATTAAAACAGCAGGGAGAGCAGGGATATTTTCACATTTGTCTGGTTTCCGACTTTTCTTTAGTTGCAAGTTTGAATAAGTTAGAAGCAGCCTCGTTAGAGCATTTAATTCATCGCATAGAACCTGGTGCACTCACTGAGAGTGAAACAAAAACTTACCTCTTAAGTAATTTGCCAGCTTTGAAGCGTATTGATCAAACTATGTCAGACAAACGGCTAGCGCAGTTTTACCAACTAACAGGTGGTAATATTGCGCGTATCAATAAAGAAATGACCAATTATTTTTGTCCGGAATTAAAATCAGTAACCACGGAGAAATCGTCTGCTTCCAAGTACATTGGTTTAACCGCAACCTTAACTGTGGCTTTATTAGCTTCAGTCTATATTTGGCAAAATCAGGATCTATTTAAGCAAACAACACCTTCTTCTCAAGAATCGGAACGTGTAGCAATTAAGCAGCAGCAGTTACCTTCAGTTATTGCTCAAGCCCCAACAATGCAAAGAGAGGAGCCTGCTTTAGTCAGCCAGTTACCGAGCTACAATAAAGGAATGACCAGTTACATTCCCGCTCTCCATATTTCAGCCGTCCGTCAAGAAGTGCAGCCACCACCTTTAAGGCGGGTTGTCGACATTAGTTTGGATGAAGAAGAAGTCGACAATTCGTTAGTGGTCATGGATAAAGTGGTCGTGATTCCTAAAACGATAACATCCCCACAGATTAAGCAGGTGGCAAATTTAGAGAGAAATGTTGTTTCTTCAAGAGAGACTCCGAAACCAATGAGGCAGCCTTCTTTGGCAACGACTAATAATGTTGTTGCTTCGAAGGTTCCTGAAGCTAAAGTGGAACGTTATACGGTTCAACTGCTTGCTAGTCAGAACCTTGAAGATGTTAAACGTTTTATTAATCTTCATCATTTAACGGATAGCAAGATTCGTACGACAAAGAGCAAGGGTGCAAACTGGTATGTTTTAACTATCGGTGAATACGGACGCGTGGAGCAGGCACAACAAGTGGCCAAAAATTTGCCTACTACAATTACTCAGTTTAAACCCTGGATCCGCTCAACATCAGGGCTTCCAGCATTAGGTTGA
- the aroB gene encoding 3-dehydroquinate synthase yields the protein MAKFDLYKELVVHLPGQEYPIVIGYDALIDSAVLNRYVTGEQVLIVTNDKIASLYLGYLQTAFKDKQCDVVILKDGEEFKNQQSLSAIYDELIAKHHHRDSTLIALGGGVVGDITGFAAATYQRGVKFIQIPTTLLAQVDASVGGKTAINHPQGKNMIGSFYQPTAVIIDLNTLKTLPMRELRAGFAEIIKYALLTGGAFFDLVWAVLQEGLETNSSKNLAEVISYCCQIKASYVEQDEYEITGQRAFLNLGHTFAHALEACTHYSRWLHGEAVAIGLYCAALLSQQCAHLDKEVVNNIDKMLLMAKLPRRIPKDIDLESVRATMSQDKKIKNKNLRFILMRAAGNCYIEDKVSEDLLRSILQAAVEGE from the coding sequence ATGGCGAAGTTTGATTTATATAAGGAATTGGTAGTTCATTTACCTGGTCAGGAATATCCTATTGTCATAGGGTATGATGCTTTAATTGATTCTGCTGTTCTTAATCGTTATGTCACCGGTGAGCAAGTACTTATCGTAACCAATGATAAAATTGCATCGCTCTATCTTGGCTATCTGCAAACAGCGTTTAAAGATAAGCAATGTGATGTAGTTATTCTTAAAGATGGTGAAGAATTTAAAAATCAACAAAGCCTGTCTGCTATCTATGATGAATTAATCGCTAAGCATCACCACCGAGATAGCACTCTAATTGCTCTTGGTGGAGGTGTCGTTGGTGATATTACAGGATTTGCAGCAGCAACTTATCAGCGTGGAGTAAAATTTATACAAATACCTACTACTCTATTAGCGCAAGTTGATGCGTCAGTAGGTGGCAAAACAGCTATCAATCATCCACAAGGTAAAAATATGATTGGTAGTTTTTATCAACCTACGGCCGTAATTATTGATTTAAATACTTTAAAAACTCTGCCTATGCGAGAGCTCAGAGCTGGATTTGCCGAGATTATCAAATATGCATTATTGACCGGTGGCGCATTTTTTGACTTGGTTTGGGCTGTATTACAAGAAGGATTAGAGACTAATTCTTCAAAAAATTTAGCTGAGGTAATTAGTTACTGTTGTCAGATTAAAGCCAGTTACGTTGAACAAGATGAGTATGAAATAACAGGCCAGCGTGCTTTTTTAAATTTAGGTCATACTTTTGCGCATGCACTTGAAGCCTGTACTCATTATAGTCGTTGGTTACATGGTGAAGCAGTTGCGATTGGTCTTTATTGTGCGGCATTATTATCGCAGCAGTGTGCTCATCTGGATAAAGAGGTTGTCAATAATATCGACAAAATGCTGTTAATGGCAAAGTTACCTCGGCGAATTCCGAAAGACATTGATCTTGAATCAGTACGAGCAACGATGTCGCAGGATAAAAAAATCAAAAATAAAAATTTGCGCTTCATATTAATGAGAGCAGCAGGAAATTGTTACATTGAAGATAAGGTATCAGAGGACTTGTTGCGCTCAATTTTGCAAGCTGCAGTTGAAGGAGAATAA
- the gstA gene encoding glutathione transferase GstA: MMKLFFAKGACSLAVRIVINEINVDCNYEAVNLQTKKTESAQDFLKINPKGAVPALELDNGQILTENAVVQQYLADKFHARELLPPVGDLSRYRTLEWMNFITTELHKSFGNLFNSTISQELKDKIFIPLIKTKLGFIDKHLKHQYLMGEHFTLPDAYMFVILLWATKFKIDLKAWDHLPRYFATLQKRPAIIKSLKEEALEIA, translated from the coding sequence ATGATGAAATTATTTTTTGCCAAAGGAGCATGCTCTCTGGCTGTGCGCATTGTTATCAACGAAATTAATGTCGATTGTAACTACGAAGCCGTGAATCTACAAACTAAAAAAACTGAAAGCGCTCAGGATTTTCTAAAAATTAACCCCAAAGGTGCCGTACCCGCACTTGAATTAGATAATGGTCAAATACTTACAGAAAACGCAGTAGTCCAACAATATTTGGCCGATAAATTTCATGCTCGAGAGTTGTTGCCGCCAGTGGGAGATCTTAGCCGTTATCGTACTCTTGAGTGGATGAATTTTATAACAACCGAATTACACAAAAGTTTTGGCAATCTATTTAACAGTACTATTTCTCAAGAACTTAAGGACAAAATTTTTATTCCTCTCATAAAGACCAAATTGGGCTTTATCGATAAACATTTAAAACATCAATATCTTATGGGTGAGCATTTTACCCTGCCAGATGCCTACATGTTCGTCATTCTTTTATGGGCTACAAAATTTAAGATTGATTTAAAAGCCTGGGATCATTTACCCCGGTATTTTGCAACTTTGCAGAAACGGCCTGCAATTATAAAATCGCTCAAAGAAGAAGCACTTGAGATTGCATAA
- a CDS encoding helix-turn-helix domain-containing protein, translated as MINFPLIKSIEIHDNDQQQTILPYTVSPDLYIVLGYQYTGSLLLLNNNENIQLSRCGLSGLQTNSRKYQCSTIGTKTLLIKFYPWAMACLINEPSENFINNAFNFCDLITGSAHEKLEELLSKRYSLNKLTIHLKKFFNHLQTGKANKRLDYNFIALIQQTMSDSNYQTKYLEEISGYTIRTIERRFKELVGLTPKKFLLLKRFQSAVKFLNEGLSWKDIVEKCNYYDQAHFINDFKEFSNMTPSQV; from the coding sequence TTGATCAATTTTCCGCTAATCAAAAGCATTGAAATTCATGACAATGACCAACAACAAACAATCTTACCTTATACAGTATCCCCTGACTTGTATATTGTGCTGGGATATCAGTATACAGGATCGCTATTATTATTAAATAATAATGAAAACATTCAGTTAAGCCGTTGTGGCTTAAGTGGATTGCAAACAAACTCTAGAAAATATCAATGCTCCACAATTGGCACAAAAACCCTTTTAATAAAATTTTATCCTTGGGCCATGGCTTGCCTGATAAATGAGCCCTCTGAGAATTTTATAAATAATGCTTTTAATTTTTGTGATCTTATAACTGGTTCTGCACATGAAAAATTGGAAGAGCTGTTATCTAAGAGATACTCATTAAATAAACTGACTATCCATCTGAAAAAGTTTTTTAATCATTTACAAACTGGCAAGGCTAATAAAAGACTCGATTATAATTTTATAGCTCTCATTCAACAGACAATGAGTGACTCCAATTATCAGACTAAATATCTCGAGGAAATTTCTGGCTATACAATTAGGACAATAGAACGCCGCTTCAAAGAATTAGTTGGTCTTACACCAAAAAAATTTCTTCTATTGAAGCGCTTCCAATCTGCTGTCAAATTTCTTAATGAGGGATTGAGCTGGAAAGACATTGTGGAAAAATGTAATTATTATGATCAAGCGCATTTTATCAATGATTTTAAAGAGTTTTCTAATATGACTCCTTCTCAAGTTTAA
- the aroK gene encoding shikimate kinase AroK, protein MSIVKVRNIFLIGPMGAGKSTIGRTLAKELKLEFYDSDEVIEERAGADISWIFDIEGEEGFRRREQKVIDELTQKTNIVLATGGGVVMTPENRNALAGRGTVIYLKTSLQQQYERTKRDTKRPLLQTEDLESRLEMLRDEREPFYDELADISFETDKLTVKAVANNIIKYIYGEV, encoded by the coding sequence ATGAGCATAGTTAAAGTACGAAACATATTTTTAATAGGGCCTATGGGAGCAGGTAAAAGCACAATAGGCCGTACTTTGGCAAAGGAGCTCAAACTTGAGTTCTACGATTCTGACGAAGTAATAGAAGAGCGTGCAGGAGCCGATATCTCTTGGATATTTGATATTGAAGGGGAGGAGGGATTTCGTCGCCGAGAGCAGAAAGTCATTGATGAGTTAACACAAAAAACAAATATTGTTTTAGCAACTGGCGGTGGTGTAGTTATGACGCCTGAAAATCGCAACGCTTTAGCTGGACGAGGAACAGTTATCTATTTGAAAACTTCCCTGCAACAACAATACGAACGCACAAAACGCGATACAAAACGACCATTACTGCAAACGGAAGATTTAGAAAGTCGATTAGAAATGCTGCGCGATGAAAGAGAGCCATTTTATGATGAACTGGCTGATATTAGCTTTGAGACGGATAAATTAACTGTAAAAGCTGTAGCAAATAATATTATTAAATACATCTATGGCGAAGTTTGA
- a CDS encoding universal stress protein codes for MYKRVLFATDFDEVGIKAAHKAKKIADENGADLLLVHVVEPIPAYAYPGFAGFAEVEVSIREQAEKELSTLAKKLGVDSAHCMIEFGSTKNEILRVAQEKKIDLIVTGSHGKHGLALLLGSTANAILHGAECDVLIVRPKVD; via the coding sequence ATGTATAAAAGGGTGTTATTCGCGACAGATTTTGACGAAGTGGGAATAAAAGCAGCCCATAAGGCGAAAAAAATTGCTGATGAAAATGGAGCTGATCTACTTTTAGTTCATGTCGTGGAGCCAATTCCAGCATATGCTTACCCTGGCTTTGCAGGATTTGCTGAAGTAGAGGTTTCAATTCGTGAACAGGCGGAAAAGGAATTATCAACTTTAGCTAAAAAACTTGGCGTCGACAGCGCACATTGCATGATTGAATTTGGTTCGACCAAAAATGAAATTTTACGCGTTGCACAAGAGAAAAAAATTGATTTAATTGTCACTGGCAGTCATGGCAAACATGGTCTTGCCTTGTTATTGGGCTCTACTGCCAATGCTATTCTGCATGGTGCTGAATGCGATGTTCTTATCGTGCGTCCAAAGGTTGATTAA
- the pnuC gene encoding nicotinamide riboside transporter PnuC, protein MLLDFLGTVASLLATYYFIRLDRKAWLISLFATVLNAWLYWQKGIYADMALESFYFLSTCYGWYLWRVPPANQEAPIITKLSITQWMIIAGVISCLFIFIISLLLVFTYSDIALLDAMTTSLSLAAQWLMCYKMIATWILWFITDAIFAYMYFHKHIPFHCFLMTIYTIMAVIGYRTWARRKVPQTI, encoded by the coding sequence ATGCTTTTAGATTTTTTAGGAACCGTAGCGTCCTTATTGGCCACCTATTATTTTATTCGTCTTGACCGAAAGGCATGGCTTATTAGCCTGTTTGCTACTGTATTGAATGCCTGGCTGTATTGGCAGAAGGGAATTTATGCGGATATGGCACTTGAATCGTTTTATTTTCTTAGTACTTGCTATGGCTGGTATCTTTGGCGTGTACCCCCAGCGAATCAAGAAGCTCCTATCATTACCAAACTTTCTATAACACAGTGGATGATAATTGCAGGCGTCATTAGTTGTCTTTTTATTTTTATAATAAGCTTGTTACTTGTCTTTACCTACTCAGATATTGCACTACTGGACGCAATGACGACATCGTTGAGTTTGGCTGCTCAATGGCTAATGTGTTATAAAATGATCGCAACCTGGATTCTCTGGTTTATTACTGATGCCATTTTTGCGTATATGTATTTTCATAAACATATACCATTTCATTGTTTTTTAATGACTATATATACAATCATGGCAGTCATTGGTTATCGCACGTGGGCTAGAAGAAAAGTACCCCAAACAATCTAG
- a CDS encoding type IV pilus secretin PilQ gives MTKVLLIFCVVFLSSNLQAQNDASDSVLRTITNAGKDRITKSKFDGKRISLNFQDIEVKNVLQLLAEFTGINMVISDTVTGNITLSLNDISWEQALSIILTTRSLEKRRMGNIMFIAPAEEMTKREKKIQQAQLEIDNVASLQTALFQINYAKAMDIANILQDKKDAFLSGRGKLVVDTRTNTLWVQDNARRLIAIRKLIKQLDIPVQQVLIEARIVNVTKDFAQDLGLHFGISRPTHLKESLKRGDVSQQMATPANAIPLAERLNFDLGNMPLATSPASIGIALAKLSDGILLDLELSALESEGRGEVISSPRLIATNQQPALIESGEEIPYQEATSSGATAVSFKKAVLSLRVTPQITPDNKILMDLKINQDIPSPKVFNGVPTILTKEIQTSVLVNNGRTIVLGGIYKQDKNNEVNRVPFLGDLPIVGALFRNQVLSTRNEELLIFITPRIISNNLSPKSFGKQKFVRNVRLKTFGKQAGKTD, from the coding sequence ATGACTAAAGTACTTCTTATCTTCTGTGTTGTTTTTTTATCGAGTAATTTGCAGGCTCAAAATGATGCATCCGACTCAGTCTTGAGAACGATTACAAATGCAGGAAAAGATAGGATTACTAAATCAAAATTTGATGGCAAGCGAATTTCCTTAAATTTTCAAGACATTGAAGTGAAAAATGTTTTGCAATTGTTGGCTGAATTTACTGGAATAAATATGGTTATCAGTGATACAGTAACAGGTAATATTACGCTTAGCCTGAATGACATATCCTGGGAGCAGGCTTTGAGTATTATTTTAACAACCCGATCCTTAGAGAAACGACGAATGGGCAATATCATGTTTATCGCACCTGCTGAAGAGATGACTAAACGTGAGAAGAAAATACAACAGGCACAATTGGAAATAGATAATGTTGCTTCTTTGCAAACAGCGTTGTTTCAAATTAATTATGCAAAAGCCATGGATATAGCAAATATTCTACAGGATAAAAAAGATGCCTTTTTATCCGGTCGAGGTAAATTGGTCGTTGATACCAGAACGAATACGCTATGGGTACAAGATAATGCCCGTCGATTAATTGCTATCAGAAAACTTATTAAGCAGCTAGACATACCTGTACAACAAGTATTAATTGAAGCGCGTATTGTTAATGTGACGAAAGATTTTGCGCAAGATTTAGGTCTGCATTTTGGTATATCAAGACCCACTCATCTTAAAGAGTCGTTAAAAAGAGGTGATGTCAGTCAACAAATGGCTACTCCAGCGAATGCTATTCCATTAGCAGAACGATTAAATTTTGATTTAGGAAACATGCCACTGGCTACGTCACCGGCATCAATTGGTATTGCTCTAGCAAAATTGAGTGATGGTATTTTATTAGATTTGGAGCTTTCTGCACTTGAAAGTGAGGGACGGGGAGAGGTTATATCTAGCCCAAGACTTATAGCAACCAATCAACAGCCCGCATTGATTGAATCAGGTGAAGAGATACCTTATCAGGAGGCGACGTCTAGTGGTGCAACTGCTGTATCTTTTAAAAAAGCAGTATTAAGTTTAAGGGTTACTCCACAAATTACTCCTGATAATAAAATTTTAATGGATTTAAAAATTAATCAGGATATACCTTCGCCTAAGGTTTTTAATGGTGTACCAACTATTTTGACAAAAGAAATTCAAACGAGTGTTTTAGTGAATAATGGTCGTACAATTGTTCTAGGTGGAATTTATAAACAAGATAAAAATAATGAGGTCAATCGCGTTCCTTTTTTAGGAGATTTGCCGATTGTAGGGGCATTATTTAGAAATCAAGTGTTGTCGACACGAAATGAGGAGTTGCTCATTTTCATTACTCCTAGGATAATATCAAACAATTTATCGCCAAAATCGTTTGGCAAGCAGAAGTTTGTACGAAATGTAAGATTAAAAACGTTTGGTAAGCAAGCAGGAAAGACAGATTAA
- a CDS encoding DUF1398 family protein, which yields MNDVANIIKMSIKDCLEDQVDFLEHVKRLTAIHVKNYEVDLENMKIVYEFSSQLTHQEELPISTPFLAKQFDQQKLMQAIMNVQKKKITYPTFLEHIAAAGVNQYRVFIEEAKVIYYGDNRSVTEHFPKVVE from the coding sequence ATGAACGATGTCGCTAACATCATTAAAATGTCAATAAAAGACTGTCTTGAAGATCAAGTTGATTTTTTAGAGCATGTTAAACGATTGACAGCCATCCATGTGAAAAACTATGAGGTTGATTTAGAAAACATGAAAATAGTCTATGAATTCTCATCACAACTAACCCATCAAGAAGAGCTACCGATTTCTACGCCCTTTCTTGCTAAACAATTTGACCAACAAAAGCTAATGCAGGCAATCATGAATGTGCAAAAGAAAAAAATTACCTATCCTACCTTTCTTGAGCACATTGCTGCTGCAGGGGTTAATCAATACCGAGTTTTTATTGAAGAAGCGAAAGTTATCTATTATGGTGATAATCGCTCAGTTACCGAGCATTTCCCCAAAGTAGTTGAGTAA
- a CDS encoding Na+/H+ antiporter, translating into MENVLICLMFLFLLVVSDIIRRFIPSIPAVLIQIGIGILVGLLFPGSHVGFNPELFMLLFIPPLLFIDSWRFPKREFLSNTRPIIMLSIGLVFFTTIGMGYLIHWLIPLIPLPASFALAAALSPTDAVALRSLAAREKIPERLINILQGEALLNDASGLVSFKLALTAMLTGLFSLSQATLSLFVIGLGGLTIGASLTYLFIMLLGRLSIHNTHETTTENLLLILLPFTAYLIAEKLGVSGILAAVAAGFTIDQAGFLDRTLATMRIEGHFARGMIEAILNGAIFILLGIYVANSLELLAHTHSSVPYCATIIVIITFSLIALRFLWIYLTLPLEALIARHRQKTWSRPRLRVIAVISLGGVRGAIALAAILSLPTLMPDGAPFPERDLLITIAVGVVLCSLLVSMLALPRMLPGLKGLITDAPYDEEKEAIIAAVGAGIKAIEKRMKKLCDNMDEHESDICKQIGNSILATLNQFLASNIDIDNESNSSKFSMAIEQELRLAGLDGARQELRALRKSGKIDNTTMMMLISRLDLRQLSIVTSNKSFTTRPTKS; encoded by the coding sequence ATGGAAAATGTCTTAATTTGCCTTATGTTTTTATTTTTGCTTGTAGTTTCAGATATTATTAGACGATTCATTCCATCCATACCCGCGGTGCTCATACAAATTGGTATTGGTATATTAGTTGGGCTTCTTTTTCCTGGTTCTCATGTAGGATTTAATCCCGAACTTTTTATGTTGCTGTTCATCCCCCCTCTTTTGTTCATTGATAGTTGGCGTTTTCCCAAGAGAGAATTTTTATCCAATACCAGACCTATTATCATGTTATCTATTGGTTTAGTATTTTTTACAACCATTGGCATGGGGTATCTCATTCATTGGTTAATCCCTCTAATTCCTTTGCCTGCTTCTTTTGCTTTAGCAGCAGCGCTCTCTCCTACTGATGCTGTTGCGTTACGCTCCTTAGCAGCTAGAGAGAAAATCCCCGAACGTCTTATTAATATTTTACAAGGCGAAGCACTTTTAAATGATGCCTCCGGTCTGGTTTCATTCAAATTGGCCTTAACAGCAATGCTAACTGGTCTTTTTTCACTATCGCAAGCAACACTTAGTCTTTTTGTAATTGGCTTAGGCGGTCTTACAATAGGAGCAAGCCTCACTTATCTTTTTATTATGCTTTTAGGCCGTCTTAGTATCCATAATACTCATGAAACAACAACTGAGAATCTATTGCTAATCCTTTTGCCATTTACTGCCTATCTTATTGCGGAGAAGCTTGGGGTTTCAGGGATTCTTGCCGCTGTTGCTGCGGGTTTTACAATTGACCAAGCAGGTTTTTTAGATAGAACGTTAGCGACCATGCGAATTGAAGGTCATTTTGCTCGCGGCATGATTGAAGCTATTCTAAATGGAGCAATCTTTATTCTTTTAGGGATTTATGTCGCTAACTCATTAGAATTGTTGGCTCACACTCACAGTAGTGTCCCTTATTGTGCGACGATTATTGTCATTATTACTTTTTCACTCATTGCCTTGCGTTTTTTATGGATTTACTTAACGCTTCCTTTGGAAGCCCTCATCGCACGTCACCGTCAAAAAACCTGGTCGCGACCTCGCTTAAGAGTAATCGCTGTCATTTCTTTAGGAGGGGTACGCGGGGCAATAGCCTTGGCAGCCATCTTATCTCTTCCTACCCTGATGCCTGATGGAGCACCATTTCCTGAACGGGATTTATTAATCACTATTGCCGTTGGTGTCGTGCTTTGCTCATTGCTCGTGAGTATGCTTGCATTACCCCGGATGTTGCCTGGATTAAAAGGTTTAATTACTGATGCGCCTTATGATGAAGAAAAAGAAGCTATTATTGCTGCGGTTGGGGCAGGAATTAAAGCTATTGAAAAAAGAATGAAAAAATTATGTGACAACATGGACGAGCATGAATCCGATATTTGCAAACAAATAGGAAATTCTATTTTAGCAACACTAAACCAATTTCTCGCATCGAATATTGACATAGACAACGAGAGTAATTCGAGTAAATTTTCTATGGCCATCGAGCAGGAGTTACGATTAGCTGGTTTAGACGGCGCTCGCCAAGAACTACGTGCACTAAGAAAAAGCGGAAAAATTGATAATACAACCATGATGATGCTTATTAGTCGTCTTGATTTAAGACAACTTTCTATCGTTACCAGCAATAAAAGTTTTACTACGCGACCCACTAAATCTTAG